AACCTAACGTCCGCGGGGCGCGCCGGGGATCGTCCCGGAGGATGACAGTCCGCGCCGACGGGATGACGTCCGCGCCGGTCGGCCGTGCCGGGGACGGAGCCGGGGGCGCGGAGGAATCAGTCCCCGGAACGACGCGGCCGGGCACCCCCGGGTCCTAGCATCACAGGTACTGCAGCACACGACCGACAACGGACCATCACGGAAGGGTGAGCCAGAACCATGTCCCAGACCACGGCCACACGCCCGCGCGCCGGGTCCACGCCGCACGCCCCCGCCGACCACGCCGACCGTACCGGCCGTCCCGACCGGGGTGCCGTGCCCACCGCCGGGCCGGCCGCCCGGCCCGCCGCCGACCACGCCGCCCACGCCACCGCCCGCACCCGCCCGGCGACGCTCGCCGCCGCGGTCGCCGACATCGCCGACCGCCCCGGGGCGACGTGGTTCGCGGCGTCGGCGGTGTGCGCGGCCCTCGTCGTCGCGACGGCCCTGTTGTCCCCGGTCAGCGGCCCGTGCGTCTTCGCCGTCATGGCGGTGCTGTTCCTCGGCGTCGGGCTCCGGCTCGACCACCGCGCCGGCCGCACCGGCCGCGCCGCCCACACGGCACACACCGCCCACGCCGGCCGCGCCGCCCACCCCGGCCACCCCGGCGCGCACCCCGGCGCGCACCCGGCCCCCACCCCGCGCCGCGCACCCCGCACCGGCGCGACGGCGGCGGGAGAGGACGCATGACGGTGACCGTCCCACGCCCGGTCCAGCCGCCGTCGGGCGCGGCCCCCGGTCCCACCCGCGCCCGACTCCACCCCCCGGCCGCCACGCTCGCGGGGGTCATGCTGGTCCTCGCCGGGGCGGTGTACGCCAGCCCGCTGGTGGAGTTCGTCCACGACGGCCCCGTCTCCCCGCAGGACTCCTACCTCTCCGAGCTGTCCGCCCGGTCCCAGCCCGGGTCCTGGGCGTTCCGCCTGGCCGACGGCCTCGCGGGGGCACTGCTCCTCACCGCCGCGGTACTCGTCACGGTCCTCATGGTCGGGGCGCGACGACGCGCGCGGCTCCGGCGCACCGCGGCGTCCGGCGGGGAGGCGCGGGGGACGGCGGGGGCGGTGGTCCGGGGAGGGGCGGCGTCGTCCCCCCTGGGCACCCTCACCGCCCACCTGCCGGTGCAGGCGGTCGCGGTCGCGGCCCTCGCGGTGTTCGGGGTGGCGACCGTTCTCGACGCCGCCTTCCCCCTCGACTGCCCCGTGAGCCAGGAGTGGTGCGTCGCGCTGGAACGCGCCGGGGAGGTCAGCGCCGCGCACCATGTCCACACGGTGACGAGCGTGCTCGCGTCGACCGCGTCGACGACGCTGGCCTGCGCGGTCGTCGTCGCCGGCGTCGTGCGGTCGCCGCGGATGCACGCCACCGCGGTCGAGGCGGCGCTCGCGGCCGGGGTGATCCTCACCACCGTCGGGTTCGGGGTCTGGTACCTCGTGTTCGACGGCGTCCCCGGCGACATCCAGCGCCTCAACACCCTG
The sequence above is drawn from the Corynebacterium bovis DSM 20582 = CIP 54.80 genome and encodes:
- a CDS encoding DUF998 domain-containing protein, with the translated sequence MTVPRPVQPPSGAAPGPTRARLHPPAATLAGVMLVLAGAVYASPLVEFVHDGPVSPQDSYLSELSARSQPGSWAFRLADGLAGALLLTAAVLVTVLMVGARRRARLRRTAASGGEARGTAGAVVRGGAASSPLGTLTAHLPVQAVAVAALAVFGVATVLDAAFPLDCPVSQEWCVALERAGEVSAAHHVHTVTSVLASTASTTLACAVVVAGVVRSPRMHATAVEAALAAGVILTTVGFGVWYLVFDGVPGDIQRLNTLCVCAVLVGAGVGLIRGRTTVPGRAG